TTATAACAACCGGGTTCCCCCCAGACTGCGCCGTCATGCTTTTCCCGGAAACACTTGATGAAAATCACGCTGGTTAACCCGAAGGCCTCCCCAAAAATGCCCTATGACGGCCCGCCCCTGTCTATTCTCGCGGCGGCCTCCATGCTGGACCGCACGCTGCATGACATCACGTTGCTGGACTGGCACTACAAAAACTTCAAACAGAGAATCCATGACGCCTGCCGTAATTCGGCAATCTGCGGCATTACCTGCATGACCGGTTATCAGATCGGCACGATGCTGGAAGCGGCCCGGATCGCCAAACAGGCCAACCCGGAAATTCTGGTTGTCTGCGGAGGTTGTCATCCCACGCTTATGCCGGAACAAACTCTTGCAAGCCCGTTGGTGGATATGGCGGTGCTGGGCCAGGGCCCGGAAACATTCCGCGAATTGATTGAAACCCTGGCCGGCGGACATGATCCCGCCGTTGTCAAAGGAATTGGGTTCAAGCAAAACGGCAATATCGTGCTGACGGAACCGCGCGCGCGCCAGGACATCAACCGTTTTCCTCAACCGCCGTATGACCTCCTGGAAAATTTTGAAAACTACCTGGTCAAGACAAGCTTCAGCGAGCGGACTCTGTATTACCTGAGTTCAGAAGGCTGCACAGGCAACTGCAGGTTTTGCGGCGAGGAATCGCTCTACCACCGCCGCTGGCAAGCCCTGACGACGGACCGGGTCGTCGCGGATATTGCGCGCTTGAAGGCGCGCTACAACTTTGACGGCGTGGCGATCGCCGACTCCAATTTTTACGTGAACGAGAAAAGAGTTGCGGAGCTTTGCCGAAGGATGATTCCGCTCAAACTGAAGTGGGGCGGGACTTCCGGCCGGCCTGATCAACTCAGGAAATACAAAGACGAGACTTTCGCGCTGATGAAGCAATCCGGGCTGCAGGATATCTTTCTCGGCGTTGAATCGGCCAGCGACGACACGCTTAAATTAATGAGCAAAGGCTGTCTGGTTGCGGACACGCTGCAGGTGCTGCCGCGTCTCTATGCGCACGGCATCCGTGTGCAGTGCTCGTTCATCATCGGCGTGCCGGGAGTGAACATAAAAAATGATTTCAGCGAAACGATGCGATTCATCAACCGGCTGCGCAAGACCGGCTATGTTTCGCAATTTCACCTCTTTGTCTATACCCCCTTGCCGGGGACCCGTTTCCTGGATGAAGCCCTGCGGCTCGGGTACCGGATGCCGCGCAGTCTTGAGGATTGGACTAATTACGAGTTTCACGCGCAAAATGTGGTGCCGTGGGTCCCCCAAAAATACGCCGCCTTCACGGATGCCGCCTCAATTTACTTCATGTTCCTGGCCGGTCACGCCGGCAAGGTCATTGACGCGGTGGTGCCGAAACCGCTGCGGATTCCGGCAAAAATCGCGGAACGGCTCATGCGGCTGATCAGCGATTTCCGCATATCCACCGCCTGCTTCGCGCTGCCAATAGAGTATCACCTCATAAAATACGTGCTGATGAACAAAGAACGTTTCTTTGACGACAGGAAGCTGATGTTCTGAATGCGCTTGCCGGGGACATAAAACGCATCCGGCGCGGCCGACCGGATCAAGGCGCGGCCAACACCTTTTTCAACAGCCGGCCCGTGTATGATTTTTCGCAGGCCGCCACTTCTTCCGGCGTGCCCGCCACGACCACTTCCCCTCCGGCGTCGCCGCCTTCGGGCCCGAGATCAATGATGTGATCGGCGGTTTTCATCACCTCGGCATTATGCTCAATCACCACCACCGTGTTGCCGGCGTCGCGCAGTTTCTGCAGAACATTTAAAAGTTTCTGAACATCGGCAAAATGCAGGCCGGTGGTGGGCTCATCCAACAGATAAAGGGTCCGCCCGGTGGCCTTCTTGCCCAGCTCCGCGGAAAGTTTCAGGCGCTGGGCCTCGCCGCCGGAAAGCGTGGTGGCCGATTGCCCCAGCTGGACATAGCCGAGGCCGACTTCGGACAAAGTCCGCAGTTTCTGGCGCAAGGCCGGGATGCGGCTGAAGAATTCAAGCGCCTCGTCAATCGTCAGACCGAGCACCTCAGCGATATTTTTTCCGTTATAACGGATTTCCAGCGTCTCGCTGTTATAACGCAGCCCGCCGCACTGCTCGCAGGTTACATACACATCCGGCAGAAAATGCATTTCTATTTTCAGGATGCCGTCCCCGCGGCAGGTTTCACAACGCCCGCCCTTGACGTTGAAACTGTATCTTCCTTTCCCGTACCCCCTCACTTTTGAAGCCGGAAGTTCCGCAAACAAATTCCGGATCAGATCAAACGCGCCGGTATAGGTAGCCGGATTGCTGCGCGGCGTCCGCCCGATCGGCGACTGGTCAATGACAACCACCTTGTCCAGAAATTCCTTGCCGGTAATCCCCTGGTGCGCGCCCGGGCGCTCCTTTGAGCCGTAAAAATGACGGAACAACGCCCGGCGCAGGACTTCGTCAACCAGCGTGCTCTTGCCGCTTCCGGAAACTCCGGTAACGCAGACCAGCAACCCCAGGGGGATGGCAACGGTTATGTTTTTCAGGTTGTTTT
This DNA window, taken from Kiritimatiellia bacterium, encodes the following:
- a CDS encoding radical SAM protein, which encodes MKITLVNPKASPKMPYDGPPLSILAAASMLDRTLHDITLLDWHYKNFKQRIHDACRNSAICGITCMTGYQIGTMLEAARIAKQANPEILVVCGGCHPTLMPEQTLASPLVDMAVLGQGPETFRELIETLAGGHDPAVVKGIGFKQNGNIVLTEPRARQDINRFPQPPYDLLENFENYLVKTSFSERTLYYLSSEGCTGNCRFCGEESLYHRRWQALTTDRVVADIARLKARYNFDGVAIADSNFYVNEKRVAELCRRMIPLKLKWGGTSGRPDQLRKYKDETFALMKQSGLQDIFLGVESASDDTLKLMSKGCLVADTLQVLPRLYAHGIRVQCSFIIGVPGVNIKNDFSETMRFINRLRKTGYVSQFHLFVYTPLPGTRFLDEALRLGYRMPRSLEDWTNYEFHAQNVVPWVPQKYAAFTDAASIYFMFLAGHAGKVIDAVVPKPLRIPAKIAERLMRLISDFRISTACFALPIEYHLIKYVLMNKERFFDDRKLMF